In a genomic window of Halostella litorea:
- a CDS encoding helix-turn-helix transcriptional regulator — protein sequence MTLARGGLAVLGVLLVVACLGTVVSGAPATATEAGIGDVEISGSGAVMTYNDSTYVWTDEPYNLSVAVAGANDSDYRVCADRYRGGNHTSRIGCVANVTGPNATVTFSAAQPATNETERGTVAVVLTNANGTTVDAVNVSTRAITKDGDLDGDGLPNGKEVEQGLNLTDSDVDMDGLSDGAEMENYGTDPTDPDTDGDGLRDGLELQLGTDPTDGATVVKLTAGALVFGVGLIAGWVLYRRRSDEAPGAESEAESDRADDEPLITDEQRVLQLLRENDGRMKQAAIVQETEWSKAKVSRLLSDMTENGEIEKLSIGRENIIHLEGQGPEAAKPPYGE from the coding sequence ATGACGTTGGCGAGAGGGGGGCTCGCCGTGCTGGGTGTTCTCCTCGTAGTTGCGTGTCTCGGGACCGTCGTATCGGGCGCTCCGGCGACGGCGACGGAGGCGGGGATCGGCGACGTCGAGATCTCCGGCTCCGGGGCCGTCATGACGTACAACGACTCGACGTACGTCTGGACCGACGAGCCGTACAACCTGTCGGTCGCCGTCGCGGGCGCGAACGACTCCGACTACCGGGTGTGTGCCGACCGGTATCGCGGGGGCAACCACACGTCCCGGATCGGTTGCGTCGCGAACGTGACTGGGCCGAACGCGACGGTCACGTTCTCGGCCGCCCAGCCCGCGACGAACGAGACCGAACGGGGGACGGTCGCGGTCGTGCTCACGAACGCGAACGGGACGACGGTCGACGCCGTGAACGTCTCGACGCGGGCCATCACGAAGGACGGCGACCTCGACGGCGACGGGCTTCCCAACGGGAAGGAAGTCGAGCAGGGCCTCAACCTGACCGACTCCGACGTGGACATGGACGGGCTGTCCGACGGGGCCGAGATGGAGAACTACGGCACGGACCCGACCGACCCCGACACGGACGGCGACGGGCTCCGGGACGGGCTGGAACTCCAGCTCGGCACGGACCCGACGGACGGCGCGACCGTGGTGAAGCTCACGGCCGGCGCGCTGGTGTTCGGCGTGGGGCTCATTGCGGGGTGGGTCCTGTACCGACGTCGCTCGGACGAGGCCCCGGGGGCCGAGTCGGAGGCCGAGTCGGACCGGGCCGACGACGAACCCCTGATCACCGACGAGCAGCGGGTGTTACAGCTCCTCCGGGAGAACGACGGCCGGATGAAGCAGGCGGCCATCGTCCAGGAGACGGAGTGGTCGAAGGCGAAGGTGAGCCGGCTCCTCTCCGACATGACCGAGAACGGCGAGATAGAGAAGCTCTCGATCGGCCGCGAGAACATCATCCACCTGGAGGGCCAGGGCCCGGAGGCGGCGAAACCGCCGTACGGCGAGTGA
- a CDS encoding MFS transporter: MTRTDRDRVLLAGVVFAVLLAQTLLYPGISDLVAALGATTSLDASMWFLVAEFAAFVVFVGVWGAASDAAGQRVPFIAAGALGGGVGYAALALAPAVTDLSFGAVLVVRALQGAATIGAFSLAMTMLMDLEGGHGRNMGAAGIAIGLGTATGAPLGGQLTEVTPLAPLYLASVLLFAAGGLVALVPDRAAAREGGLRGALTNLTATPTLSVPYAFGFIDRLTAGFFALVGTLYFRTAFDLGPGAAGLMLALFFAPFALLQYPFGALSDRYGRRLPIVAGSAAYGLVVIAVGHAPTVSLAGAGMVLVGVLGALMAPATMALVTDLAPERDRGTAMGGFNLFGSLGFLAGFLLGGTVADAYGFGTAFLVVGALEVLLAAVTLPVLLRLDIDRTGTFGGTDEA; this comes from the coding sequence ATGACACGGACGGACCGCGACAGGGTCCTCCTCGCGGGCGTCGTCTTCGCCGTGCTGCTCGCCCAGACGCTGCTCTATCCGGGCATCTCGGACCTCGTGGCGGCGCTGGGGGCGACCACGTCGCTCGACGCGAGCATGTGGTTCCTCGTCGCGGAGTTCGCCGCGTTCGTCGTCTTCGTCGGCGTCTGGGGGGCGGCGAGCGACGCCGCTGGCCAGCGCGTCCCCTTCATCGCGGCCGGCGCGCTGGGCGGGGGCGTCGGCTACGCCGCGCTCGCGCTCGCGCCGGCCGTGACCGACCTCTCGTTCGGGGCCGTCCTCGTCGTCCGGGCGCTCCAGGGCGCGGCGACCATCGGCGCGTTCTCGCTCGCGATGACGATGCTGATGGACCTGGAGGGCGGCCACGGCCGGAACATGGGCGCGGCCGGCATCGCCATCGGCCTCGGCACCGCGACGGGCGCGCCGCTTGGCGGCCAGTTGACCGAGGTCACACCGCTCGCGCCGCTGTACCTCGCCAGCGTCCTGCTGTTCGCCGCGGGCGGCCTGGTCGCGCTCGTCCCCGACCGGGCGGCGGCCCGCGAGGGCGGGCTCCGTGGGGCGCTGACGAACCTGACCGCGACGCCGACGCTGTCGGTCCCCTACGCCTTCGGCTTCATCGACCGCCTCACCGCAGGCTTCTTCGCGCTGGTCGGTACGCTGTACTTCCGGACCGCCTTCGACCTCGGCCCGGGCGCGGCGGGGCTGATGCTGGCGCTGTTCTTCGCCCCCTTCGCGCTGCTCCAGTACCCATTCGGCGCGCTGTCGGACCGGTACGGCCGCCGGCTCCCAATCGTCGCGGGGTCGGCGGCCTACGGGCTGGTCGTCATCGCCGTCGGGCACGCGCCCACCGTCTCCCTCGCCGGCGCGGGGATGGTGCTGGTCGGGGTGCTCGGCGCGCTGATGGCCCCGGCGACGATGGCGCTCGTCACCGACCTCGCGCCCGAGCGCGACCGCGGGACGGCGATGGGCGGGTTCAACCTGTTCGGCAGCCTCGGTTTCCTCGCGGGCTTCCTGCTCGGCGGCACCGTCGCCGACGCATACGGCTTCGGGACGGCGTTTCTCGTCGTCGGCGCGCTGGAGGTGCTGCTCGCGGCCGTGACGCTGCCGGTCCTCCTCCGACTGGACATTGATCGGACCGGAACGTTCGGCGGGACCGACGAGGCGTAG
- the ligA gene encoding NAD-dependent DNA ligase LigA gives MASPETDDNPYLRDPPTEFDPVSDLPAAAAREQAELLREAVRYHDRRYYVEHDPVVADRTYDALFARLEALEDAFDLETEDSPTRRVGGEPVDEFDTVEHVAPMLSIDQSGDAADVREFDERVRGEVGDVTYVCEPKFDGVSIEVVYEDGRLVRAATRGDGYEGDDVTRNVRTIRAIPQRLARDPPDFLAVRGEVYMPRDAFQAHNRERVERGEEPFANPRNATAGTLRQQDPAVVAERPLACYFFEVLDSSDEWPTRWAEHGALPGFGLPVAERVEHAETIDAAIDYRDRLHDERDALDYEIDGAVIKVDDRGTREELGATARHYRWAFAYKFPARAERTTVRDVAVQVGRTGRLTPVALLDPVDVGGVTVSRASLHNPDEIAEMGVAVGDEVRVERAGDVIPYVAEVTEKRSEGHYEFPETCPVCDSPVERDGPMAFCTGGMACPAQLRRAVEYYASDDGLDVEGLGERSVRQFVEAGLVEDSVADLYAIEREDLLDLEGWGEKSAEKLLAELADSTEPDLPDFLSALGVPGVGPATARELARKFGTLDAVVEADEDDLQDVPDVGPTVAAQVRDFFDSEANRRALDALREHGVEPRPYESEGGDELAGLTFVFTGSLDGYTRSEAQALVERHGGSATGSVSGNTDYLVAGENPGATKVTDAESEDVPVLDEAAFEDLLDERGV, from the coding sequence ATGGCGAGCCCCGAGACGGACGACAACCCCTACCTGCGCGACCCGCCGACGGAGTTCGACCCCGTGTCCGACCTCCCCGCGGCGGCGGCCCGCGAGCAGGCCGAACTGCTGCGCGAGGCGGTCCGGTACCACGACCGGCGCTACTACGTCGAGCACGACCCGGTCGTCGCCGACCGCACGTACGACGCGCTGTTTGCCCGGCTGGAGGCCCTGGAGGACGCCTTCGACCTGGAGACCGAGGACAGCCCGACCCGCCGGGTCGGCGGCGAACCGGTCGACGAGTTCGACACGGTCGAGCACGTCGCGCCGATGCTGTCGATAGACCAGAGCGGCGACGCCGCCGACGTGCGGGAGTTCGACGAGCGCGTGCGCGGCGAGGTCGGCGACGTGACGTACGTCTGCGAGCCGAAGTTCGACGGCGTCTCGATAGAGGTCGTGTACGAGGACGGCCGCCTCGTCCGCGCCGCGACCCGCGGCGACGGCTACGAGGGCGACGACGTGACCCGGAACGTCCGGACGATCCGCGCGATCCCCCAGCGCCTCGCCCGCGACCCGCCCGACTTCCTCGCCGTGCGCGGCGAGGTGTACATGCCGCGGGACGCGTTCCAGGCGCACAACCGCGAACGCGTCGAGCGCGGCGAGGAGCCCTTCGCCAACCCGCGCAACGCGACCGCCGGCACGCTCCGCCAGCAGGACCCTGCCGTCGTCGCCGAGCGCCCGCTCGCCTGCTACTTCTTCGAGGTGCTCGATTCGAGCGACGAGTGGCCGACCCGCTGGGCCGAACACGGGGCGCTGCCCGGCTTCGGCCTGCCCGTCGCCGAGCGCGTCGAGCACGCCGAAACGATCGACGCGGCGATCGACTACCGCGACCGCCTCCACGACGAGCGTGACGCCCTGGACTACGAGATAGACGGCGCGGTGATCAAGGTCGACGACCGCGGGACACGCGAGGAACTCGGGGCGACGGCCCGCCACTACCGCTGGGCCTTCGCCTACAAGTTCCCCGCCCGCGCCGAGCGGACGACGGTCCGGGACGTGGCCGTGCAGGTCGGCCGGACGGGCCGGCTGACCCCCGTCGCGCTGCTCGACCCCGTCGACGTCGGCGGCGTCACCGTCTCGCGGGCCAGCCTGCACAACCCCGACGAGATAGCCGAGATGGGCGTCGCCGTCGGCGACGAGGTGCGCGTCGAGCGCGCCGGCGACGTGATCCCCTACGTCGCCGAGGTGACCGAGAAGCGGAGCGAGGGCCACTACGAGTTCCCCGAGACCTGCCCGGTCTGTGACAGCCCGGTCGAGCGCGACGGCCCGATGGCCTTCTGCACGGGCGGGATGGCCTGTCCCGCCCAGTTGCGCCGCGCGGTCGAGTACTACGCCAGCGACGACGGACTGGACGTCGAGGGGCTGGGCGAGCGGAGCGTCCGCCAGTTCGTCGAGGCCGGCCTCGTCGAGGACAGCGTCGCGGACCTGTACGCCATCGAGCGCGAGGACCTGCTCGACCTGGAGGGGTGGGGCGAGAAGAGTGCCGAGAAACTGCTCGCCGAACTCGCCGACTCGACGGAGCCCGACCTCCCGGACTTCCTCTCGGCGCTCGGCGTCCCCGGCGTCGGCCCCGCGACGGCCCGCGAACTCGCCCGCAAGTTCGGCACGCTGGACGCCGTCGTCGAGGCCGACGAGGACGACCTGCAGGACGTCCCTGACGTCGGCCCGACCGTCGCCGCGCAGGTCCGCGACTTTTTCGACAGCGAGGCGAACCGCCGCGCGCTCGACGCGCTCCGCGAGCACGGCGTCGAGCCGCGGCCCTACGAGTCCGAGGGCGGCGACGAACTCGCCGGCCTGACGTTCGTGTTCACGGGGTCGCTGGACGGGTACACCAGAAGCGAGGCGCAGGCACTCGTCGAGCGCCACGGCGGGTCGGCGACGGGCAGCGTCTCGGGCAACACGGACTACCTCGTCGCCGGCGAGAACCCCGGCGCGACGAAGGTGACCGACGCGGAAAGCGAGGACGTGCCGGTGCTGGACGAGGCGGCGTTCGAGGACCTGCTCGACGAACGGGGCGTGTGA
- a CDS encoding excinuclease ABC subunit C: protein MNAAAVRERASDLPRDPGVYQFRQGEATLYVGKAVDLRDRVRSYADPRSDRIARMVERADGVEVAVTDTETQALLLEANLIKRHQPRYNVRLKDDKSYPLVQLTAHAVPRIEVTRDPDEDAVAYGPFTDKGRVETVVKALRETYGLRGCSDHKYADRDRPCLDYEVGLCTAPCTGEISEDAYAEDVASVRRFFEGETGVLADPLRREMERAAEGKEFERAANLRDRLDVVESFHAGGGEAVSSHGGERSVDVLGVAVAGDDATVARLHSEGGQLVDRERHRMAAPEGDERVPRVLAAFLAQYYAERELPDAVLLPERHGDEEVAAWLDAEGVDVRVPGAGREAKLVDLALKNARSRGGDRDGTRALADELGLDAAARIEGFDVSHAGGSAVVGSDVTFVDGDPEKADYRRKKLEERNDDYANMRALVRWRAERAVEGRDDRPDPDLLLIDGGEGQLGAARDALAETGWDVPAVALAKDRELVVTPSGVYDWPDDAPHLHLLQRVRDEAHRFAVQYHQTVRDEVKTVLDDVPGVGPETRKRLLRRFGSVENVRGASPDELRSVDGVGEKTAETLASRL, encoded by the coding sequence ATGAACGCCGCCGCGGTCAGGGAGCGGGCGAGCGACCTCCCACGGGACCCGGGCGTCTACCAGTTCCGGCAGGGGGAGGCGACGCTGTACGTCGGGAAGGCCGTCGACCTGCGGGACCGGGTGCGCTCGTACGCGGACCCGCGGAGCGACCGGATCGCCCGCATGGTCGAGCGGGCCGACGGCGTCGAGGTGGCCGTCACCGACACGGAGACGCAGGCGCTGTTGCTGGAGGCCAACCTGATAAAGCGCCACCAGCCCCGCTACAACGTCCGGCTGAAGGACGACAAGTCGTACCCGCTGGTCCAGCTCACCGCCCACGCCGTCCCGCGGATCGAGGTGACGCGGGACCCCGACGAGGACGCCGTCGCCTACGGCCCCTTCACCGACAAGGGCCGGGTCGAGACGGTCGTGAAGGCGCTCCGGGAGACGTACGGCCTGCGGGGCTGTTCGGACCACAAGTACGCGGACCGCGACCGCCCCTGTCTGGACTACGAGGTCGGCCTCTGCACCGCGCCGTGTACCGGGGAGATAAGCGAGGACGCGTACGCGGAGGACGTGGCCTCGGTCCGACGGTTCTTCGAGGGCGAGACGGGCGTGCTCGCGGACCCGCTCCGCCGCGAGATGGAGCGGGCCGCCGAGGGCAAGGAGTTCGAGCGCGCGGCGAACCTCCGGGACCGCCTCGACGTCGTCGAGTCGTTCCACGCGGGCGGCGGCGAGGCCGTGTCGAGCCACGGCGGCGAGCGCAGCGTCGACGTGCTCGGCGTCGCCGTCGCGGGCGACGACGCCACCGTCGCCCGGCTCCACAGCGAGGGGGGCCAGTTGGTCGACCGGGAGCGCCACCGGATGGCCGCGCCCGAGGGCGACGAGCGGGTGCCGCGGGTGCTCGCGGCGTTCCTGGCCCAGTACTACGCCGAGCGGGAGCTGCCCGACGCCGTCCTCCTGCCCGAGCGCCACGGCGACGAGGAGGTGGCCGCGTGGCTCGACGCCGAGGGCGTCGACGTGCGGGTGCCCGGCGCGGGCCGCGAGGCGAAGCTCGTCGACCTCGCGCTGAAAAACGCCCGGAGCCGCGGCGGCGACCGCGACGGAACGCGGGCGCTGGCCGACGAACTCGGGCTGGACGCCGCCGCCCGCATCGAGGGGTTCGACGTGAGCCACGCGGGCGGGAGCGCCGTCGTCGGCAGCGACGTGACCTTCGTCGACGGCGACCCCGAGAAGGCCGACTACCGCCGGAAGAAGTTGGAGGAGCGCAACGACGACTACGCCAACATGCGCGCGCTGGTCCGCTGGCGGGCCGAGCGCGCCGTCGAGGGGCGGGACGACCGCCCGGACCCGGACCTCCTGCTCATCGACGGCGGCGAGGGGCAACTGGGCGCGGCACGGGACGCCCTCGCGGAGACGGGCTGGGACGTGCCCGCCGTCGCGCTCGCCAAGGACCGCGAACTCGTCGTGACGCCGTCGGGCGTGTACGACTGGCCCGACGACGCGCCTCACCTCCACCTCCTCCAGCGCGTGCGCGACGAAGCGCACCGCTTCGCGGTCCAGTACCACCAGACCGTCCGGGACGAGGTGAAAACCGTGCTGGACGACGTGCCCGGCGTCGGGCCCGAGACGCGAAAGCGCCTGCTCCGGCGCTTCGGCAGCGTCGAGAACGTCCGGGGGGCCTCCCCCGACGAACTGCGGAGCGTCGACGGCGTCGGCGAGAAGACCGCCGAGACGTTAGCGAGCAGGCTGTAG
- a CDS encoding ABC transporter ATP-binding protein gives MNAIELDDVTKRFGDVVALQNVDLTVRDGEIFGFLGPNGAGKSTTIDILLDFVRPTSGTATVFGHDAQTESETVRSKLGVLPDGYRVYDRLTGRQHLEFAIESKGADDHPEELLERTGVLDAADRKAGGYSKGMAQRLMLAMALVGEPDMLILDEPSTGLDPNGARRMREIIREERDRGATVFFSSHILEQVESVCDRVGILRDGEVVAVDSVEGLRDTAGTDMTLRVTVDEVTPAVRGAVSDLPGVSAVDVEGSTLVVSCRGDAKTKVLTAVEDAGGDVRDFSTEEASLEELFAAYTTEEVRV, from the coding sequence ATGAACGCGATCGAACTCGACGACGTCACGAAGCGGTTCGGCGACGTCGTCGCCCTCCAGAACGTCGACCTGACCGTCCGGGACGGGGAGATCTTCGGCTTCCTCGGCCCCAACGGCGCGGGCAAGTCGACGACCATCGACATCCTGCTCGATTTCGTCCGACCGACGTCGGGGACGGCGACGGTGTTCGGCCACGACGCCCAGACCGAGAGCGAGACGGTGCGCTCGAAGCTCGGCGTCCTCCCCGACGGCTACCGGGTGTACGACCGCCTGACCGGGCGGCAACACCTGGAGTTCGCCATCGAGTCGAAGGGGGCCGACGACCACCCCGAGGAACTGCTCGAACGGACCGGCGTCCTCGACGCCGCCGACCGCAAGGCCGGGGGCTACTCGAAGGGGATGGCCCAGCGGCTCATGCTCGCCATGGCGCTGGTCGGCGAGCCCGACATGCTGATCCTCGACGAGCCCTCGACCGGGCTGGACCCCAACGGCGCGCGGCGGATGCGCGAGATCATCCGCGAGGAACGGGACCGCGGCGCGACGGTGTTTTTCTCCAGCCACATCCTCGAACAGGTCGAGTCGGTGTGTGACCGCGTCGGCATCCTCCGGGACGGCGAAGTCGTCGCCGTCGACAGCGTCGAGGGGCTGCGCGACACCGCGGGCACTGACATGACGCTCCGGGTCACCGTCGACGAGGTGACGCCGGCGGTCCGCGGGGCCGTCTCGGACCTGCCGGGCGTGTCGGCCGTCGACGTCGAGGGGTCGACGCTCGTCGTCTCCTGTCGCGGCGACGCCAAGACGAAGGTGCTCACCGCCGTCGAGGACGCCGGCGGCGACGTCCGGGACTTCTCGACGGAGGAGGCGTCGCTCGAGGAACTGTTCGCGGCCTACACCACGGAGGAGGTGCGGGTATGA
- a CDS encoding ABC transporter permease, which produces MSLSPASVRAVARKDFRDALRSKTLWILSALFVLFAAGMAYIYTLLQQGTGGELSSLDLVFFLQSPVALLVPLTALLLGYKSIAGEIDSGSVKILLSLPHSRSSVVLGKLLGRTAVLTVPILIGFAVAAVVVVALYATFSPGYYVAFVALTVLFGLAYVSIAVAVSATTKSTSRAAVGIFGVFALFNFLWDVFGWGLHYVVTRLTEGRGVFYPFPNPPNWYFFFQRLSPNGAFSGSMTAMLPGDSQVTEYFPQGDVPFYLQDWFSLLILVAWIVVPLSLCYRRFKAADI; this is translated from the coding sequence ATGAGCCTCAGCCCCGCCTCCGTGCGGGCGGTCGCGCGGAAGGACTTCCGCGACGCCCTCCGCTCGAAGACGCTGTGGATACTGTCGGCGCTGTTCGTCCTCTTCGCCGCCGGCATGGCGTACATCTACACGCTGCTCCAGCAGGGCACCGGCGGCGAGTTGTCGTCGCTCGACCTCGTCTTCTTCCTCCAGTCGCCCGTGGCGCTGCTCGTGCCGCTGACGGCGCTGTTGCTCGGCTACAAGTCGATCGCCGGCGAGATAGACTCCGGCAGCGTGAAGATCCTGCTGTCGCTGCCCCACTCGCGGAGTTCGGTCGTCCTCGGGAAGTTGCTGGGCCGGACCGCGGTGCTGACCGTCCCGATCCTGATCGGCTTCGCGGTCGCCGCGGTGGTCGTGGTCGCGCTGTACGCCACGTTCTCCCCGGGCTACTACGTCGCCTTCGTCGCCCTGACGGTGCTGTTCGGGCTCGCGTACGTGAGCATCGCCGTCGCGGTGTCGGCCACGACGAAGTCCACCTCGCGGGCCGCCGTCGGCATCTTCGGCGTGTTCGCCCTCTTCAACTTCCTCTGGGACGTGTTCGGCTGGGGACTCCACTACGTCGTCACCCGCCTGACGGAGGGACGGGGCGTCTTCTACCCCTTCCCGAACCCCCCGAACTGGTACTTTTTCTTCCAGCGGCTCTCGCCCAACGGCGCGTTCAGCGGGTCGATGACCGCGATGCTCCCCGGTGATAGCCAGGTCACGGAGTATTTCCCGCAGGGCGACGTGCCCTTCTACCTCCAGGACTGGTTCTCGCTGCTGATCCTGGTCGCGTGGATCGTCGTCCCGCTGTCGCTCTGCTACCGGCGGTTCAAGGCGGCCGACATCTGA
- the metX gene encoding homoserine O-acetyltransferase MetX, whose protein sequence is MKATAGVVDVGEFEFDCGETVPSLELAYETYGEFTGDNAVLVCHALTGSAHVANRRLSDGEAPETGGQARAWWNDIVGSGKAVDTAEYYVVCVNVPGSCYGSTGPASENPETGEPYGTEFPPVTVTDWTRAQRRALNELGVGRLHAVIGGSVGGMNVLEWGKQYPDDVRRLVPVATAARLDPQCLAIDGIARRAITTDPNWNGGDYYGQDHPNDGLALARQLGHVMYLSKASMEKKFGRRAAGRDAARDAFPSDPAADFFPYRDVESYLDYQADKFVERFDANSYLYLTRAMDNYDLSAGYDSDAGALAAFEGEALVVSFTGDWHFTSEQAESLASAFRDADVPVAHHVVESDHGHDAFLVEPENVGPPVEDFLADGVDGRAVTDTATGGDDDGAEFAPVHTSLFS, encoded by the coding sequence ATGAAGGCGACGGCCGGGGTCGTCGACGTGGGCGAGTTCGAGTTCGACTGCGGCGAGACGGTCCCGTCGCTCGAACTGGCCTACGAGACGTACGGCGAGTTCACCGGCGACAACGCGGTGCTGGTCTGCCACGCGCTGACCGGGAGCGCCCACGTCGCCAACCGCCGGCTGTCGGACGGCGAGGCCCCCGAGACGGGCGGGCAGGCCCGTGCCTGGTGGAACGACATCGTCGGCTCCGGGAAGGCCGTCGATACCGCGGAGTACTACGTCGTCTGCGTCAACGTCCCCGGCTCCTGCTACGGGTCGACCGGCCCCGCGAGCGAGAACCCCGAGACCGGCGAGCCGTACGGCACCGAGTTCCCGCCGGTCACCGTCACCGACTGGACCCGCGCCCAGCGGCGGGCGCTGAACGAACTCGGCGTCGGCCGGCTCCACGCGGTCATCGGCGGCAGCGTCGGCGGGATGAACGTCCTGGAGTGGGGCAAGCAGTACCCCGACGACGTCCGCCGGCTGGTGCCCGTCGCCACGGCGGCCCGCCTCGACCCGCAGTGTCTGGCCATCGACGGCATCGCGCGGCGGGCGATCACGACGGACCCGAACTGGAACGGTGGCGACTACTACGGGCAGGACCACCCGAACGACGGCCTCGCGCTCGCCCGCCAACTGGGCCACGTGATGTACCTCTCGAAGGCGTCGATGGAGAAGAAGTTCGGCCGCCGCGCGGCGGGGCGGGACGCCGCCCGCGACGCCTTCCCGTCGGACCCGGCCGCGGACTTCTTCCCGTACCGCGACGTGGAGTCGTACCTCGACTACCAGGCCGACAAGTTCGTCGAACGCTTCGACGCGAACAGCTACCTGTATCTCACGCGGGCGATGGACAACTACGACCTCTCGGCGGGCTACGACTCCGACGCGGGCGCGCTCGCCGCGTTCGAGGGCGAGGCGCTGGTGGTTTCTTTCACCGGCGACTGGCACTTCACGAGCGAGCAGGCCGAGTCGCTCGCGTCGGCGTTCCGCGATGCGGACGTGCCGGTCGCCCACCACGTCGTCGAGTCCGACCACGGCCACGACGCCTTCCTCGTGGAACCGGAGAACGTCGGCCCGCCCGTCGAGGACTTCCTCGCCGACGGCGTCGACGGCCGCGCGGTCACCGACACCGCGACGGGCGGTGACGACGACGGGGCCGAGTTCGCGCCGGTCCACACGAGCCTGTTCTCCTGA
- a CDS encoding O-acetylhomoserine aminocarboxypropyltransferase/cysteine synthase family protein: MTNDDESGEPGLSTRSVHAGASADEATGARATPLYQTTSYEFPDADRAAELYALNAEDHIYSRISNPTVEVLEERLASLEGGTGAVATASGMAALDAATLVLAEQGDNVVCSTDTYGGTTAYLSHTASRRGIEARFVDTLDYDAYAEAVDEDTAYVHVETVGNPSLVTPDFERVAAVAHDASVPLVVDNTFATPALCRPLEHGADVVWESTTKWLHGSGTTVGGVLVEDGTFDWGANGYDEVAGDNAAYHDTDFVRDFGDAPFAAAVRYRSLRSLGDQQSPFDAWQTLQGLESFPLRMERHCGNAAVVAEYLADHDDVAWVAYPGLDSHETHDNASEYLSGGYGGMIAFGLEGGYEAGKAFCENVELASFLANIGDAKTLVIHPASTTHGQLSPEEQRQAGVTTDLIRLSVGIEDPADLLADIERGIEAT; the protein is encoded by the coding sequence ATGACCAACGACGACGAGTCCGGGGAGCCGGGCCTCTCGACGCGGTCGGTCCACGCCGGCGCGTCGGCCGACGAGGCGACGGGTGCCCGCGCCACGCCGCTCTACCAGACCACCTCCTACGAGTTCCCGGACGCGGACCGCGCCGCGGAGCTGTACGCGCTGAACGCCGAGGACCACATCTACTCCCGGATCAGCAACCCGACCGTCGAGGTACTGGAGGAGCGCCTCGCCAGCCTCGAGGGCGGCACCGGCGCGGTCGCCACGGCCAGCGGCATGGCGGCGCTCGACGCCGCGACGCTGGTCCTCGCGGAACAGGGCGACAACGTCGTCTGCTCGACGGACACGTACGGCGGCACGACGGCGTACCTCTCGCACACCGCCAGCCGCCGCGGGATCGAGGCCCGGTTCGTCGACACGCTCGACTACGACGCCTACGCCGAGGCCGTCGACGAGGACACCGCGTACGTCCACGTCGAGACGGTCGGCAACCCCTCGCTGGTGACGCCGGACTTCGAACGGGTCGCCGCGGTCGCCCACGACGCCAGCGTCCCGCTCGTCGTCGACAACACGTTCGCCACGCCCGCGCTCTGTCGCCCGCTGGAGCACGGCGCGGACGTGGTGTGGGAGTCGACGACCAAGTGGCTTCACGGGTCGGGCACCACCGTCGGCGGCGTGCTCGTCGAGGACGGGACGTTCGACTGGGGGGCCAACGGCTACGACGAGGTCGCCGGCGACAACGCCGCGTACCACGACACCGACTTCGTGCGGGACTTCGGGGACGCGCCGTTCGCGGCGGCCGTGCGCTACCGCTCGCTCCGCAGCCTCGGCGACCAGCAGTCGCCGTTCGACGCCTGGCAGACCCTCCAGGGGCTGGAGTCGTTCCCGCTCCGGATGGAGCGCCACTGCGGGAACGCCGCCGTCGTCGCGGAGTACCTCGCGGACCACGACGACGTGGCGTGGGTCGCCTACCCCGGGCTGGACTCCCACGAGACCCACGACAACGCGAGCGAGTACCTGTCGGGCGGCTACGGCGGCATGATCGCCTTCGGGCTTGAGGGCGGCTACGAGGCGGGGAAGGCGTTCTGCGAGAACGTCGAACTCGCCTCCTTCCTCGCGAACATCGGCGACGCGAAGACGCTGGTCATCCACCCGGCGAGCACCACCCACGGCCAGCTCTCGCCCGAGGAGCAGCGCCAGGCCGGCGTCACGACCGACCTGATCCGGCTCTCGGTCGGCATCGAGGACCCCGCCGACCTCCTCGCGGACATCGAACGGGGGATCGAGGCGACATGA